The region GCCAATTTTTTTCGACCCTTTTCAAAAGTCTTCTCTATCACCCCTACTATACCCTTCAATTCAGCACCTGTGCTCAGCACCATGTTTGCAACAGCTTCAATGGTCTTTCCACTTGCCAGAAAATCATCGATAATCAGGACTTTGTCATTGGGGTTAAGCATTTCTTTGGAAACAAACAATTCTGTAATTCCACCCTTTGTATGTGAAGGGGCTTCAGCTTTGATGTAGTCAAGCATTGTAATGGGCCGCTTTTTTCTGATGAAGACCAGAGGTGTTCCAAGATATAAGCTGGCAGACATTGCTGGTGCAATACCAGAACTTTCAACAGTTATAACTTTTGTCAATTCCATTTTGCCAAACTTTTCTGTTATTGCCTTCCCAATATTTTTCATCAATTCAGGGTCTATCTGATGGTTTAGAAAGGAATCAACTTTCAAAATTCCACATTCAAGTATTTCCCCTTTCTCTTCAACGAGTTTTTTCAACAATTGCGTACATTTTTCAGTTGCATTCATTTGATCCACAATACCTACCTCCAATAAAAATCCCGACTCCTATGAGCCGGGACAAAAAGAAAGTCCCGCTCATAGCCAGGCAATTTACGGTTGCCGGTAGAGACCCACAGGCCATATTCCTGTGATTATATGAGCCGGAAAGATATTCTATTTGATTAGATGCTAACATGTGGCGAAAGATAATTCAAGGAATGATAGAGTCTCCCCTTATCCCTATCTCTTAAACATTTACCTTATCGACATAGTCTGTGATAACAATCATATCAATTTAATGTATAATCTGTGGAATATTCTTGAAAGGATTGAATGAATGAACAAAAATTTTACTGAAATGGGGTTATCCCCCAAAACGCTTAAAGCAATTGAAAAAATGGGCTTCACCACACCTACTCCGATACAGTCCTCAGCGATTCCCGCGATTCTCAAAGGTAAAGACATCATTGGCCAGGCACACACAGGAACAGGAAAAACAGCAACCTTCACCATTCCCATGCTCGAACAGTTGGATTTCTCATCCAGACATGTGCAGGCACTTGTTTTGTGCCCAACCAGGGAATTGGCAGTTCAGGTTACCAGAGAAATAAACTCCCTTGGAATCAATCGAAGTGAGCTTAGCGCAGTAACGGTATATGGAGGGCAACCAATCGAACGGCAAATTAGGGCTTTGAGAAAGGGAGTTCAAATCGTTGTTGGAACCCCCGGAAGGCTTATGGATCACATGCGCCGTGGAACCCTCAAACTGGACAAGGTTAGGTATGTAGTGCTGGACGAAGCAGACGAAATGCTAAACATGGGATTTCTTGAAGACATTGAATACATTTTGAGCGAGATAAATACGGACAGACAGACTGTTCTTTTCTCTGCGACAATGCCTAAACCAATTGTGGCTTTGGCAAGAAAATTTCAAAGAGATCCTGAGCTCATAAGAGTGGTTGAAAGGGTTTTAACCGTTCCCACCATTGAGCAATATTACCTTGAAGTCAAAGAATCCAGTAAGACAAATGTACTTTCACGTCTTATCGATTACTACAATCCGGAGCTTTCCCTTGTTTTCTGTAACACTAAAAAGAAAGTCGATGAGCTTGTCGTAAAACTCCAGGAAATAGATTATTCAGCTGATGGACTCCATGGGGATATGAGCCAATCCCTCAGAGATAGGGTGATGAAAAGCTTCAGGAATGGATTGATCAAGATTCTCGTTGCTACCGATGTTGCGGCACGTGGCATCGATGTGGACAATATAGACGCAGTGTTCAATTACGATGTTCCAGATGATGAAGAATATTACGTACACAGGATTGGCAGAACAGGCAGGGCAGGGAAAAAGGGCATGGCTTTTAGCTTTGCATATGGAAGATCACTTCATAGGTTAAGGGAAATAGAACGTTACACAAAAATCAAAATCAACAAAATGAATATTCCAAGCACAAAAGATATTAAGGCCAGAAAGGCTGAAGCCTTCATCGAAGAGGTTAGCAGCATCCTGGAACAGGGAAATCTGGGTGATTATGTTCCCGCTGTTGAAAAACTAATCGAACGAGGATATACCTCAATGGAAATAGCAGCTGCACTTATAAAGCTGAACTTTTCCCGGAACAATATCAAGCAAGATCTGGAGTCTCCTCAGGATCGTAAAATGATAAAACTCGTTGTAAATGCCGGTAAAAAGCACAATATAAGAGCCAGAGACCTTGTCGGGGCTATTACCGGAGAGGCGGGTATTCCTGGAGATAGAATCGGTGCTATCAAGCTTCTGGATAAACGTAGCTACGTGGAAGTTGAACGGAAATATGCTGATCTTGTTATTGAGTCCTTGAACCACAGTAAGGTCAAAGGAAACAGGGTTTCTGTTCAAAGGGCAAGTTAAGCTTCATCTGAGGTTTTTGCTTTCTGTGACTGAATCTTGAAAAGTCTTTTATTTTCATACATGTTTTTTTCTGCTTCCCTAAGCACCTGATGGATATCTTCACCGGGAAGCGTTTTTGTTGCGGTACCCGCTGCTACAGATACCTGAACAGGGAAATGATTGATCTTTGCCAATTTTATCTCTATTCTCTTAACAATTTCTTTTGCTTTTTCCCGTTCTGTTTTAATGAGTAAAATTACAAATTCGTCCCCGCCCCAGCGAACTACGAGGTCCTCATGTCGACAGGATTTTTGAATGGCCTTTGCTATTTCCTTCAAATAATCATCACCTACAAAATGCCCATATGTATCATTTACTATTTTAAGCATATTCACATCTATAAACACTATGCTTATGGGCAAATTTCTTTCCGTATCGAGTCTATTGAGCTCTTCCTCAAGAAAGGCGCGGTTGTAAAGTCCTGTAAGGCTATCATGAAAAGCAAGGTAGCGCTCTCTTTTTTGAACCCTTATCCTGCGTATCGCCTCTGCCGCGTGCAGTGACAATAATTCAGCCATTTTTACATCGTACTCTGTAAATGCCTTCACTTCATACGAGATAGTTTGAAAAATCCCATATTCACCAATTGGAACACTTATTGCTGATCTTATTCTTGGGTTTACAGGTCGGGCTTCAGGAGCGCTTTTGATATCATCTATTACGATAGTTTTGCCTGTTAAAAGAGTTTTGCCCGCTATTCCTTCATCTTTGGGGGTTCGCAAGGGGCAGTTTATTTCCGGGGATTTTCTCTTTACCACTAATTCTTCGCCTTCTAAAATATCCAAGCTGTAAACATCAAAACTGAGTATGTTTCTTGCTGCGTTGACAATAAGGTCATAAACTTCTTCCTCCGTTTTACACTTCTCCATTTGCAAGGCAATATCATGAAGCCTTTCTGCTTTTTCTTTCAAAAGACGATTTTCATTGAGCTATTCGTTTAAATCCAATGTTTTTCGCTTTACATTTCTTTTTAGAAACCAGCTCCAAAAGAAGATCAGCAATGTAATTGAAGCAAGAATAGCCAATGTATAGTATAGGGTTTTTACAATCTTCCCACCGTAAACCGCTTCCCGATCCAGAGGCCCGAACCACTTTTCATAAAGTCTGGTGTATTCACCGTTTTTTATCAGTAAGAGCAGCCCTTTGTTGAGCTTATTGAGAAGGGCTACATTGTCTTTTTGCGCGGCAAAGGCATAATCTCTCTCGTATACTGCCCAATCTGAATAAACGAGATTTTTTAATTCATGTGTTTTTATAAGGTACAGAGCTTGATACTTCCCGAAGATACCATAGGATCCAACACCTTCTGAAAGAAGCTTCAGGCCCTCAAGAGGAGAATCAACAGCAATGATCTGGTCGGTAATATGTTTTTCGAGAAGGTAATCGTGCATTACTCCGTTTTTTTGAACAATGATTGGTTTATTGTGAAGATCAGTTTCCGATTCTGGCATTTTGGTACCTTTTCGAAGGAATACCGTCATATAGAGGGTATTATGCGGAATAGAAAAAATGAATTGTTCCGTTCTCTGGGGTGTTACAGCCATTCCGAGAAGCGCATCAAGTTTTCCATCATCAAAATCCGAACGAATCCTGTCCCATTTATCCAATCATATTTCAATCTCAAGACCTGTTACTTTTGCAATCGCTCTAACAAGCTCTACATTGAATCCCATGATATTTCCGGATCCATCTATATACTCATAAGGAGGATAATTACTGTCGCCACCAAAGAGAAGATTTCCTGCAAAGATATTCAAAGCGTATAATAAAAAAAGAAAAGTCATAAGAAAAAACTTTTTCGTTGAACCCACCTCTTCCTCCTGTCATAACGATTATATCACTAAAATTTAAGATAAATGAAATGGAGGTAGGATTTTTATGATTTACAGAGAAATGCGCAAAGCTAAAGAAAAGGTTTCCATACTGGGTTTTGGATGTATGCGGTTCCCTACTGTTGATGGAAAAATCGACAGGGAAAAGGCTTCAGAAATGCTTTCATATGCCATTGAGCATGGTGTTAATTATCTCGACACAGCTTATCCTTACCATAGCGGGGAAAGCGAACCCTTTGTTGGGGAATTCCTGAAAAAGACAGGATACCGAAAGAAGATATTTCTGGCAACAAAGCTCCCAACCTGGCTTGTAAACACAAAGGAAGATATGGATAAATACCTGAATGAACAGCTTCAAAGGCTGCAAACAGATTATATAGATTTTTATCTATTACACGCTTTAGACAAAAAGAAATGGGAAAACATGAAAAGGTTAGGATTTGATAGTTTTCTAAATAGGGTACTTTCTGAGGGAAGAGTAAGGCATGTGGGATTTTCCTTTCATGACAATTTAGAGGTCTTCAAAGAGATAATTGACAGCTATGATTGGGATTTCTGCCAGATTCAATACAATTATCTTGATATAGAATATCAAGCGGGTCAAGAAGGCTTGAATTACGCTGCAAAGAAGGGCATCGATGTGGTGGTCATGGAACCCCTGAGAGGTGGAAAACTCGCGAATAATGTACCCAAAGAAGCATTGAAGTTGTTAAGTCCTTCGGGAAGGACACCAGCATATTGGGCACTCAGATGGGTATGGAACCATCCCGAAGTTTCTTTGCTCCTCAGCGGAATGTCAACTCTGGAACAAGTTATAGAGAACATCAAAGCAGCAGATGATGGGAAAGAAAATTCCTTAAAAAAGGCAGAGATAGAAATAATTGACAGAGTCAGAAAGATCTTTCTGGACAGGATCAAGATTAATTGTACCGCCTGTGAATACTGCCTCCCGTGCCCTAATGGCGTAAATATTCCCTATGCCTTTCAGCAATACAACAACGCTTTTATGTTTGATGATCTAAAAGGGGCTAAGTGGGCTTATATGAACTTTTCAAAGCCCGAGCAGAGGGCTTCAAATTGTATCGAGTGCGGTAGCTGTGAGCCAAAATGCCCACAGAATCTCCCTATTATCTCATTGCTAAAAAAAGTAGCCGAAACTCTTGAAACTGATTGAAAGCTTAGCCTTTCAATTTCTTTTCAATGGGGACTTTTTTCAATCCCGCGTAAAGCGGGATTCCCCTCATGTAATTAACAGGGGCTTCGCCTTCAATTAAAGGTTTAGCATACTCCACAAACTCAGTTGTTACTCCGAAACCATCTTTTGAGATAAAT is a window of Kosmotoga arenicorallina S304 DNA encoding:
- the xpt gene encoding xanthine phosphoribosyltransferase — encoded protein: MNATEKCTQLLKKLVEEKGEILECGILKVDSFLNHQIDPELMKNIGKAITEKFGKMELTKVITVESSGIAPAMSASLYLGTPLVFIRKKRPITMLDYIKAEAPSHTKGGITELFVSKEMLNPNDKVLIIDDFLASGKTIEAVANMVLSTGAELKGIVGVIEKTFEKGRKKLAHFNVPVISLLKIHSLNGKVEFEN
- a CDS encoding DEAD/DEAH box helicase is translated as MNKNFTEMGLSPKTLKAIEKMGFTTPTPIQSSAIPAILKGKDIIGQAHTGTGKTATFTIPMLEQLDFSSRHVQALVLCPTRELAVQVTREINSLGINRSELSAVTVYGGQPIERQIRALRKGVQIVVGTPGRLMDHMRRGTLKLDKVRYVVLDEADEMLNMGFLEDIEYILSEINTDRQTVLFSATMPKPIVALARKFQRDPELIRVVERVLTVPTIEQYYLEVKESSKTNVLSRLIDYYNPELSLVFCNTKKKVDELVVKLQEIDYSADGLHGDMSQSLRDRVMKSFRNGLIKILVATDVAARGIDVDNIDAVFNYDVPDDEEYYVHRIGRTGRAGKKGMAFSFAYGRSLHRLREIERYTKIKINKMNIPSTKDIKARKAEAFIEEVSSILEQGNLGDYVPAVEKLIERGYTSMEIAAALIKLNFSRNNIKQDLESPQDRKMIKLVVNAGKKHNIRARDLVGAITGEAGIPGDRIGAIKLLDKRSYVEVERKYADLVIESLNHSKVKGNRVSVQRAS
- a CDS encoding sensor domain-containing diguanylate cyclase, coding for MKEKAERLHDIALQMEKCKTEEEVYDLIVNAARNILSFDVYSLDILEGEELVVKRKSPEINCPLRTPKDEGIAGKTLLTGKTIVIDDIKSAPEARPVNPRIRSAISVPIGEYGIFQTISYEVKAFTEYDVKMAELLSLHAAEAIRRIRVQKRERYLAFHDSLTGLYNRAFLEEELNRLDTERNLPISIVFIDVNMLKIVNDTYGHFVGDDYLKEIAKAIQKSCRHEDLVVRWGGDEFVILLIKTEREKAKEIVKRIEIKLAKINHFPVQVSVAAGTATKTLPGEDIHQVLREAEKNMYENKRLFKIQSQKAKTSDEA
- a CDS encoding aldo/keto reductase gives rise to the protein MIYREMRKAKEKVSILGFGCMRFPTVDGKIDREKASEMLSYAIEHGVNYLDTAYPYHSGESEPFVGEFLKKTGYRKKIFLATKLPTWLVNTKEDMDKYLNEQLQRLQTDYIDFYLLHALDKKKWENMKRLGFDSFLNRVLSEGRVRHVGFSFHDNLEVFKEIIDSYDWDFCQIQYNYLDIEYQAGQEGLNYAAKKGIDVVVMEPLRGGKLANNVPKEALKLLSPSGRTPAYWALRWVWNHPEVSLLLSGMSTLEQVIENIKAADDGKENSLKKAEIEIIDRVRKIFLDRIKINCTACEYCLPCPNGVNIPYAFQQYNNAFMFDDLKGAKWAYMNFSKPEQRASNCIECGSCEPKCPQNLPIISLLKKVAETLETD